atTCTCTTGGCATGCTGGCatgcacctgtaattccagcactggagaaatagaggtaggagaatcaggagttcaaagttacCTTTGGCTAATTGGTGAGTCTGAAGAAAGCATAGGTTATGTGACACTGtctcaaccaaaccaaaaccaaaaccaaaagagtACTTCAGTGTGTCTAATACATTAGCTGAATTTATTATAAGCAAACAATAGGTGTATTTGAACAAATTCTTGAGATTTTGTAACCCATTGTTTGCTTCTGTCCCTCAGTGCCTCCCACAAACCTTTTTCAGTGCCCCTTTCATTTCCTTGTTCCGTAAAGTATAGATGAGTGGATTCAGCATGGGAGTCACCAAGTTATAGAAGAGAGTGAGAAATttcccttggtcctgggaagagcTGTTTCCAGgctgcatatacatataaatgataCTTCCATAGAACAGGGAGACCACAGTGAGGTGGGAGCTGCAGGTGTTGAAGGCTTTCCATCTCCCAGCAGCCGACTTGATCCTCAGCACAGCTGCAGCAATGTAACCATAGGAGACAAGGATCAGAGTGAGGGGTAGCAGGACAATAAGGATGGCCAAAGTGAAGGACAACATTTCCACCGGGCGAGCATCCACACAGGCCATCTTGATCAGAGCTGGCAGTTCACAAAGGAAATGATTAATTCTCCGGCGGCCACATCTGGGCAGGGTCATTGCTAGTGGTGACATGATGATGGCATTGGCGAGTCCAACCCCCCAGGCCACAGCCATCAGCCTCACACACAGCTGTGGGTGCATAATGACCATATAGTGCAAAGGTTTGCAGACGGCAGCATAGCGGTCATAAGCCATGACAGCCAGAAGGATGCACTCTACACTGCCAATCGACAGGAAGGAGAAAAGTTGGACCACACAGCCAGCATAGCTGATGGTCTTGTCTGGGCCCCAGAGGTTTACCAGCATCTGTGGGATGCAGCTGGTACTGAAGCAGAGATCCAGAAATGAAAGATTTGCCAGAAAGAAGTACATTGGAGTGTGAAGCCGAGGGTCCAATATACACACCAGGATAATGGTTATATTTCCCAGCACAGCCACCGAATACAGAGTAAAATTTACTATGAAGAGTACCATCTCCAGGCGAGGGCGATCAGAGAAGCCTTCTAAGATGAAACCATACTCAGAGCTGTCGTTGGACTTCTCCATTGACTTTCTTTCACATCATCAGCTCTGTGCAGCTGGGAGGAGCCAAATGAGAAACAGTTAATCTCTATTTCCCAGA
Above is a window of Mus musculus strain C57BL/6J chromosome 13, GRCm38.p6 C57BL/6J DNA encoding:
- the Olfr1362 gene encoding olfactory receptor 1362, with translation MEKSNDSSEYGFILEGFSDRPRLEMVLFIVNFTLYSVAVLGNITIILVCILDPRLHTPMYFFLANLSFLDLCFSTSCIPQMLVNLWGPDKTISYAGCVVQLFSFLSIGSVECILLAVMAYDRYAAVCKPLHYMVIMHPQLCVRLMAVAWGVGLANAIIMSPLAMTLPRCGRRRINHFLCELPALIKMACVDARPVEMLSFTLAILIVLLPLTLILVSYGYIAAAVLRIKSAAGRWKAFNTCSSHLTVVSLFYGSIIYMYMQPGNSSSQDQGKFLTLFYNLVTPMLNPLIYTLRNKEMKGALKKVCGRH